CCAGCAGATTGATGAGGGACGACTTGCCCATGCCGGATTGACCGATCAGGATGGTGGAATGTCCCTTCAGCAAGGGATTGAGCGTTGCAATCGTCTCGGTCGGATGACTGCGTACCGATACTTCGTGCACCGGATAGCCGAGATCTTCATACAGTTTCAGGCGCTCCCGGGCTTTGGGGAGCAGATCAGTCAGGTCAGTCTTGTTGAGCAGCAAGCGGGCTGTGATGCCGGCCGCCTCCGCCGCAATCAGCGCGCGCGATACGAGATCGTCCGAAAATCCCGGTTCCGTCGCGACAACGATGAACAGTTGCGTGACGTTGGCCGCCAGCAGCTTGGACTTGTACTGATCAGACCGATAGAGCAGGGTTTTGCGCTCGGCGAACGACTCGATCACGCCTTGATCAGGCGAAGTGTGCTTGAAGTTGACAATATCGCCGACGGCGATGTCGCTCTTCTTGCCTCTGGTGACGCAGTGCAGTTTGGTGGATTCAGCTTGAACCAGGTAGTGGCGACCGTGTGCCGCGATGACGATTCCGGAAAGCATCAATCAGGCAGCAGCTTGCTGAAGAACGGCATCGACTTTTGCCGCGCAGATGAAGTCGTTTTCCGAAATGCCGCCGCGGCCGCCATTCACCGAATGCGTGTCGAATTTCACGGTACACCGGTTGTAAGTCACGACCAATTCCGGATGATGATCCTCGGCGTGGATCACCCAGGCAATGGCATTGACGAAGGCCATGGTGTCGTAATAATTCTTGAATGCGAAGGTCTTGACGATCTTGCCATCCTGCAGCGTCCAGCCATCTATGGCCGGCAGGTATTGCCGGATTTCGTTCTCGCTCAGGCCGGTTTCCAGATGGCGGCTTTTTTTCTGCAGCAGTTCGTTTGTGGTGACCATGGAAGCTCCTTTATTGGCTTGCGAGCAGGTGATGGATGCGGATGCTTGCAGGTGGGTGCGAATCATAAAACGCGGAATGGATCGGATCGGGCGTCAATGTCGAGGCATTGTCCTCGTACAGCTTGACCAGGGCCGATACCAGATCCTGCGCATTGGTGTACTGCGCCGCGAAGGCGTCGGCTTCGAACTCGTGCTTGCGCGAGGTGATCGACGACAGCGGCGAAAAGAGGAAAGTGAAGACCGGCAGCGTCAACATGAACAGGATCAGCGCCATTGCATCATTGCTGCCGACCAGCAGCGGGTCGACGCCCAGTCCCGTGTAGAACCACGCCTGGTTCTTCAGGAAGCCGAGCAGGGCCAGCATGCCGAGCGAAATTGCGAACATCACCGCGATGCGCTTGATTATATGCTTCAGCTTGAAATGACCGAGCTCGTGCGCCAGCACCGCCTCGATCTCATGTGGTGCGAGGCGTGCCAGCAGCGTGTCGAAGAACACGATGCGCTTGGCTGCGCCAAAGCCCGAAAAATAAGCATTGCCGTGGGAGCTGCGTTTCGAGCCATCCATCACGAACAGCCCCTTGGAAGCGAAGCCCACGCGCTGCATCAGGCCTTCTATCCGCGCGCGCAGCGTGTCGTCCTGCAGCGGCGTGAATTTGTTGAACAGCGGCGCGATCACGGTCGGATACAGGACCAGCATCAGCAGCTGGAAACCCGTCCATACCAGCCACGCGTACAGCCACCACAGGTCGCCTGCCTTCTCCATCAATGTGAGAATGACCCAGACCAGCGGCAGGCCGATGGCGATCCCGATCAGAGCGCTCTTGATCAGATCGGTGAAAAACAGCCGGGGCGTCATCTTGTTGAAACCGAATCTGGCTTCCAGTCTGAATTGCTTGTAATACTCGAAGGGCAGGTCGATCAGTCCGGAGATCACGGCAAATGCGGCAAGCAATCCCAATTGATACGTCATGCCCGCTCCGATGAACTTGAACAGCGTAACGGAAATCCATTGCAAGCCGCCCAGCAGCGTGAAGCCGATCAGCACGGCAGTATTGACGATCAGCATGAACAGGCCGAACTTCGTTTTCGCGATCGTGTAGTCCGCTGCCTTTTGATGTGCATGGAGCGGAATTTTCTCTGCAAATTCCGGCGGCACTGCACTACGATGGGAAAGGACATGGCGAATGTGCCGCGATCCCAGCCAGAAGCGAACGATCAGGGTAATTGCGAGAAAGCTGACGAACAAAACCGAAAACGCAAGTGAATACATTCTGTGCCTGTGAGAAAATGGCGGATTGCCATGGCGTGTCCGAAGCGCGCTCCTGACTGTGTGTCGGAGCCGACTGTCACGCTTTATTACGCCCTATTAGAGAATACAAATTATGTCACAAGCTACCGAGTCACATGCCGCCGTTGGCGAGGCAACCCGCCCGAATGAATTCAACCTGATCTGGGTCGATATGGAAATGACAGGCCTCGATCCGGACACCGATCGCATTATCGAGATTGCGGTCATCGTGACCGACTCGGACTTGAACGTGCTGGCCGAAGGCCCGGTGTTTGCAATCCATCAATCGGATGAAGTGCTCAACGGCATGGATTCATGGAACAAGGGCACACATGGCCGCTCCGGTCTGATCGACCGGGTCAAGGCGTCGACCGTCACCGAAGCCGACGCGGAAATGGCGCTGATCGATTTCCTGAAGCATTTTGTACCGACGGGCAAGTCGCCGATGTGCGGCA
The Noviherbaspirillum cavernae DNA segment above includes these coding regions:
- the rsgA gene encoding ribosome small subunit-dependent GTPase A, whose product is MLSGIVIAAHGRHYLVQAESTKLHCVTRGKKSDIAVGDIVNFKHTSPDQGVIESFAERKTLLYRSDQYKSKLLAANVTQLFIVVATEPGFSDDLVSRALIAAEAAGITARLLLNKTDLTDLLPKARERLKLYEDLGYPVHEVSVRSHPTETIATLNPLLKGHSTILIGQSGMGKSSLINLLVPDADIATREISAALDSGKHTTTFTRLYMMGPDTDIIDSPGFQEFGLYHLTEGMLERAFREFKPHLGHCRFYNCHHFNEPGCAVLTGLDNNEIASMRHALYRQLVHEASQKLY
- a CDS encoding 4a-hydroxytetrahydrobiopterin dehydratase yields the protein MVTTNELLQKKSRHLETGLSENEIRQYLPAIDGWTLQDGKIVKTFAFKNYYDTMAFVNAIAWVIHAEDHHPELVVTYNRCTVKFDTHSVNGGRGGISENDFICAAKVDAVLQQAAA
- a CDS encoding M48 family metallopeptidase; this encodes MYSLAFSVLFVSFLAITLIVRFWLGSRHIRHVLSHRSAVPPEFAEKIPLHAHQKAADYTIAKTKFGLFMLIVNTAVLIGFTLLGGLQWISVTLFKFIGAGMTYQLGLLAAFAVISGLIDLPFEYYKQFRLEARFGFNKMTPRLFFTDLIKSALIGIAIGLPLVWVILTLMEKAGDLWWLYAWLVWTGFQLLMLVLYPTVIAPLFNKFTPLQDDTLRARIEGLMQRVGFASKGLFVMDGSKRSSHGNAYFSGFGAAKRIVFFDTLLARLAPHEIEAVLAHELGHFKLKHIIKRIAVMFAISLGMLALLGFLKNQAWFYTGLGVDPLLVGSNDAMALILFMLTLPVFTFLFSPLSSITSRKHEFEADAFAAQYTNAQDLVSALVKLYEDNASTLTPDPIHSAFYDSHPPASIRIHHLLASQ
- the orn gene encoding oligoribonuclease, with protein sequence MSQATESHAAVGEATRPNEFNLIWVDMEMTGLDPDTDRIIEIAVIVTDSDLNVLAEGPVFAIHQSDEVLNGMDSWNKGTHGRSGLIDRVKASTVTEADAEMALIDFLKHFVPTGKSPMCGNTICQDRRFMVRGMPKLEAFFHYRNLDVSTLKELCKRWKPELANGFKKHQKHTALADITESIEELRYYREHFIKI